AGCTACCCTGGGGATAACAGGCTTATCACTCCCAAGAGTTCACATCGACGGAGTGGTTTGGCACCTCGATGTCGGCTCATCGCATCCTGGGGCTGTAGCAGGTCCCAAGGGTTGGGCTGTTCGCCCATTAAAGCGGTACGCGAGCTGGGTTCAGAACGTCGTGAGACAGTTCGGTCCCTATCCGGCGCGGGCGTAGGATATCTGAGAGGAGCTGTCCTTAGTACGAGAGGACCGGGATGGACGGACCGCTGGTGTATCAGCTGCATCGCCAGATGCATAAGGCTGGGTAGCCACGTCCGGAAGGGATAAACGCTGAAGGCATCTAAGCGTGAAGCCCCCCTCAAGATGAGATATCCCTGGCTAGTCCAGTAAGACCCCTTAGAGAGTATGAGGTTAGATAGGCACAAGGTGTAAGCATGGTAACGTGTTCAGCTGATGTGTACTAATAGGTCGAGGGCTTATCCAAAGAAGGTTAGGAACAAAAGAGGTTAGGATTTAGATTATCAGTGTTCGGTTTTGAAGGTACGATTTGTACAAATTTAAACGAAATTTGAAATATATAAAATACTTATAAATGAAATCTTAAAAGACGGTCAAATGGCCGTCTTTTTCGTTTTTTTATATTTATTTTCAAAATAGTATGCTATACTAAATGAGGATATTTAAATAATTTTGTATCGGTTTTATGTTATTTTTTATCCATAAATGCAGTGAAACTCAACTATTCTAATTTCGTGAGGTGAGAGAATGGAATCAAAGATCTTGCTTGAAAGTGGTAACAATGAGTTAGAAGTTCTTGAATTTAAAATCGATGATCATTGCTATGGAATCAACGTAGCAAAAATCAAAGAGATTATCGTGTATCAGGAGGTTACTCCTGTACCTAATGCACATCCTAGTATAGAAGGTATCTTTATGCCGCGTGATACTATGATCACTGCTATCGACCTTAGAAACTGCTTGCAACGTGGTGCTTCTAAAGCAGGTGGCCTTTTTATTATCACTAATTTCAACAAGCTTGATATTGCCTTCCATGTTGATTCCGTAGTTGGAATTCATAGAGTTTCATGGGCAGATATTATTAAACCTAACGCTACAATTTCAAAAGCTGAAGAAAGTATTTCAACCGGTATCATTAAGTTTGAGAACCAGCTTATCATTATTCTCGATTTTGAGAAGATTGTATCTGACATTAATCCTAATACAGGACTTAATATGGATGCGCTTGGTGACATTGGTTCCAGACCTAGAAATGAAGTGCCTATTGTTCTTGCAGAAGATTCGCAGCTTCTGAATAAGCTTATAGTAGATTCACTTAATAAAGCAGGATATAATAATGTGAGACACTTTGAGAATGGTAAGCTTGCATACGACTATATCAAGGCTTGTAAGGACAGAAATGAGCTTGATAAGATCAAATGCATCATTACAGATATTGAGATGCCTATCATGGATGGTCATAGACTTACAAAGCTTGTAAAGAGCGATGATGCCACAAAGGATATTCCGCTTATTATTTTCTCTTCACTTGTAAACGAGGAGATGAGAAGAAAGGGCGAATCTTTGGGTGCAGACAGGCAGCTTTCCAAACCTGAAATTGGTAACCTTGTTTCTGTAATTGATGAACTCGTTAATGCAGGCGGCTGACGATTACTGACTTAAACTCCCCTTTGTTGACTCAGTTTACATATAATGTGTCTAACTGTTTCAATAGGGGGAGTATTTTTATTATATTATTTATTCAGGAGTTTAAGTTGTATGGAACAAAGGCTATCAGAGCTGATAGAAAAGGCTGACCAGTGTATTATTGGAATCGGAAGCGAGTGGAATTGGGTTAAATCGGGGATCAATGGGGATTGTAGATATAGCCAGATCTTAGAGTATTGTAAACAAGAGGGTAATCAATGGATTCTACCAATCGTAGAATATGAATTCGCCTATTATAATAATGACAACAGAATAGAAGAAGCTTATAAAGGATTGAGAAAGCTTATTGGAGATAAGAAATATTTTCTTGTAAGTGATCTTTTCTTACAGGATGCTTTGTTATATGGCTTTGACATAAGCAAGGTTGTTTATCCATGTGGTAACTATATGTATTTACAATCTACAAATGATAAGGATCCATTATTGGAAGCACAGAAGGTTCCTGAATTCATGGAGATTGTAAATAGCATACATAAGATTATTACGGAATTGGATGGAAATATCGGTGAAGATAGTGTCTTTTCTAAACCATTTTCTGAAGGAAAAGAACTATATCTTAACCAAAAACGTACGGAATATAGTAAAATAATATATAATGAGAGTTCATATAAAGGAAGATGGGATGAGTATATGCAGTATTTATCCAGAACACTTAACTCTAATCTTCTTATTATAGAACTTGGCGTGGGGCTGGAGCACCCTACAGTTGTTAGATGGCCATTTGAAAAGGTTACTTTTATAAATAAAAAAGCCCATTTTGTAAGAGTTCACGAGAAATTATATCATCATACACCGGAAATTGGAGACAAGACTGATTCTATTCAGATGAATTCGGTTGATTTCATTTTGCAGGAGAGCAAAGATTTATGAGTTCTGACGATGAAAAATATCTCGACAGTCTTTTAAATTCTGCACAATCGAATAAAGACCCGCAATCTGCTCTTAGTAGAATGTCACCTAAGGGTAAGTCGGATGGTGATACCTTTGGTTCAAGTAATAGCGGACCAGAGGATATTGCTGAGC
The sequence above is a segment of the Butyrivibrio proteoclasticus B316 genome. Coding sequences within it:
- a CDS encoding chemotaxis protein: MESKILLESGNNELEVLEFKIDDHCYGINVAKIKEIIVYQEVTPVPNAHPSIEGIFMPRDTMITAIDLRNCLQRGASKAGGLFIITNFNKLDIAFHVDSVVGIHRVSWADIIKPNATISKAEESISTGIIKFENQLIIILDFEKIVSDINPNTGLNMDALGDIGSRPRNEVPIVLAEDSQLLNKLIVDSLNKAGYNNVRHFENGKLAYDYIKACKDRNELDKIKCIITDIEMPIMDGHRLTKLVKSDDATKDIPLIIFSSLVNEEMRRKGESLGADRQLSKPEIGNLVSVIDELVNAGG